DNA from Asanoa sp. WMMD1127:
CCGGCAGCGCGGATCGGTTGATGAACCGACCGAACCGGCTGCGCAGCTCGACCTCTTCCGGCGTCATGCCCTGCGGCACGCCACCGCGGTCGTCGCCTTCCGGAACCACGCTGGCCTCCGGTTGGTCCTCACCGGCCGGCTCGGGTTCGCGGAACTCCTCGACCCGGCCACCGGCGGTGCCCTTGACGATGCCGTCGACCTCGTGTGCGAGCTCGTCGTCGACACGTGGACTGTGTTTTGCGTTGCCCCGTTCCATGCGTTTTGTGCTACCCCTGGGCTAGGTGCCTAAACCGGCCCAGCCGAACCAACCGTCGCAGTGGTCTCAGTCGGCCGGCTCGCGCGGCGGCAGCACCG
Protein-coding regions in this window:
- a CDS encoding DUF2795 domain-containing protein; the protein is MERGNAKHSPRVDDELAHEVDGIVKGTAGGRVEEFREPEPAGEDQPEASVVPEGDDRGGVPQGMTPEEVELRSRFGRFINRSALPGDRDRLRRDAEQNEAPDDVLAEIDRLPSGVQFQTVSEAWAALGHHNETQRW